From the Deinococcus aetherius genome, the window GCCCGCTGAGCGTTCTCGACGTGGAGCAGGGTCCGGCGGTGGGAAGCGCGATGCACGCGGCGGTGGCAGCGGGCGAGTACCCAGACATCTTTGCCGCGGCGAAGTGCATGGGCAAGGTGCGGCGGGAGGCCTTTGTGCCGGACGCGAAAAACCAGCGCACCTACGACAGGCTCTACGGTGAATACGTCAGCCTGCATGACTACTTCGGACGCGGCGCGAACGAGGTCATGCACCGCCTGAAAGCGATGAGGAGGGCGGACTGATGTACGAGGACCTGCGAGCGGACCTCACCCGGCTGCACCTGGCACTGCCGAAAAACGGCCTGGTCACCTGGACGAGCGGCAACATCAGCGCCCGCGCCGGGGAGCACATGGTCATCAAGCCCAGCGGCGTCACCTTCGAGGACCTGACGCCCCAGAGCATGGTCGTCACCGATATGGAGGCGAACGTGGTGGAGGGCGACTTCAGCCCCTCGTCGGACACCGCCACCCACGCCTACATCTACCGCCACCTGCCGGAGGTCGGCGGCATCGTCCACACCCACAGCCCCTACGCGACCGCCTGGGCCGCCAACGCCCGCGAGATTCCCTGCATCCTGACCGCGATGGCCGACGAGTTCGGCGGGC encodes:
- a CDS encoding L-ribulose-5-phosphate 4-epimerase — protein: MYEDLRADLTRLHLALPKNGLVTWTSGNISARAGEHMVIKPSGVTFEDLTPQSMVVTDMEANVVEGDFSPSSDTATHAYIYRHLPEVGGIVHTHSPYATAWAANAREIPCILTAMADEFGGPIPCGGFALIGGEEIGAEVVRVLRGHRSPAIILQNHGVFTVGKTPGAALKAAVMCEDVARTVFLAFQLGAVQLIAQEHIDRLYDRYQGVYGQRSGTPAKGPA